From Synechococcus sp. A10-1-5-1, a single genomic window includes:
- a CDS encoding mechanosensitive ion channel family protein — protein MRGRRRLRRSPSWLSLLVGLLVGLQALLPASAASDRSPALVFEPNARLIPIEQQPFYGQLVRDAGAWSDVVLGQVVGDSPRATLLNFYAVMAEVGDRADRLGRYDSLLAARTQGLDRQEQIDDTDLLFRLGVKALDASVFPQSVRVDMAEEAAIQLKHVLDYVFTHSVNPISIPDAAGMKALNDERTKPVDAWRIPGTAITLTSDLVGDPENDQYVFSADTVQQIHVMYEEIREFPVIPQPFATPLFYHDFILTPGYLVPPDWYLRFPKTWRSVFEIPLFDQTLFQVACAVLVISIYAVLAAWLIRRLLGSYRDQMSKESASHPWLQDGIAWRRFFTILPLLPLTRLTEYLIDDEVNFTGLPLVIVTYSTYVIWYVTAGLVVFLFFEAIGRSGSGLLTRLRGSGSEWRRQRVSSFLMPLCRALGALIAVVIFYRLLILLGLPASTVLAFSAVPGLAIGLGASKLLGNLFAGLSIQTDRPLRVGEFCRVGDNLGYITKIGLRSLELQTLESRVTIPNSVADEATIINYSRRSNRPDQQPMQGLDLKVQLDESYSPFQLEELLHQTRRYFEGRHDLHQPLVTLERQPEGSAEALVVFAMVELHGWQSYLSLRERLLLHLEELVERAEFSEIALGIAYGTPAEQLKRIPALMKAAVDLDPELRFLACRMERIAAFSYDHVLEFSSSHGNHDAFEDSVHALNRRIIETLAAEGIEIPFPTQTLMLNPPDAANP, from the coding sequence ATGCGTGGTCGTCGTCGCCTTCGCCGTTCGCCTTCGTGGTTGTCCCTGTTGGTGGGCCTGCTGGTGGGGCTGCAGGCGCTGCTTCCTGCATCAGCCGCCAGTGACCGTTCGCCGGCCCTGGTGTTTGAGCCCAACGCGCGCCTGATCCCGATTGAGCAGCAACCCTTCTATGGGCAGCTGGTGCGGGATGCCGGTGCCTGGTCGGATGTGGTGCTCGGCCAGGTCGTCGGCGACAGCCCCCGCGCCACGTTGCTCAACTTCTATGCGGTCATGGCCGAGGTGGGGGACCGCGCCGATCGCCTGGGCCGCTACGACTCCCTGCTGGCAGCCCGCACGCAAGGGCTCGACCGACAGGAGCAGATCGATGACACCGACCTGCTGTTTCGCCTGGGGGTGAAGGCGCTGGATGCCTCTGTTTTTCCGCAAAGTGTCCGGGTGGACATGGCCGAAGAGGCGGCCATTCAGCTGAAGCACGTTTTGGATTACGTCTTCACCCACAGCGTTAACCCGATCTCGATTCCCGATGCAGCGGGCATGAAAGCGCTGAATGATGAGCGCACAAAGCCCGTCGATGCCTGGCGAATCCCGGGGACGGCGATCACCTTGACCTCGGATTTGGTCGGCGATCCCGAGAACGATCAGTACGTCTTTTCAGCCGATACGGTTCAGCAAATCCACGTCATGTATGAGGAGATTCGGGAGTTCCCGGTCATCCCTCAGCCCTTCGCAACGCCGCTCTTCTATCACGACTTCATCCTCACCCCCGGCTACTTGGTGCCGCCGGATTGGTATCTCCGTTTCCCGAAAACTTGGCGGTCTGTCTTTGAGATTCCACTCTTCGATCAGACCCTTTTTCAGGTGGCCTGTGCGGTTCTGGTGATCAGCATCTATGCGGTTCTGGCCGCTTGGTTGATTCGACGTCTTCTGGGGAGTTATCGCGATCAGATGTCGAAAGAGTCGGCTTCGCATCCCTGGCTCCAGGACGGGATCGCGTGGCGCCGCTTCTTCACCATTCTTCCCCTGCTGCCGCTGACACGCCTCACTGAATATCTGATTGACGATGAGGTCAATTTCACCGGATTACCGCTGGTGATCGTGACCTATTCGACTTATGTGATTTGGTATGTCACCGCTGGCTTGGTGGTGTTTCTCTTTTTTGAAGCCATCGGTCGCAGCGGATCTGGCTTGTTGACGCGGTTGAGGGGTTCCGGCTCCGAGTGGCGTCGGCAGCGGGTCTCGAGTTTCTTGATGCCGCTGTGCCGCGCGCTCGGGGCATTGATCGCCGTCGTGATTTTTTATCGCCTTCTCATTCTGTTGGGCTTACCCGCGAGCACGGTGCTGGCCTTCTCGGCGGTCCCTGGTTTGGCGATTGGTCTGGGTGCCTCCAAGTTGCTTGGCAATTTGTTTGCAGGGCTCTCCATTCAGACCGATCGGCCCCTGCGGGTTGGTGAGTTCTGCCGGGTCGGCGACAACCTCGGCTACATCACCAAGATTGGTCTGCGCTCCCTGGAGTTGCAGACCCTGGAGAGCCGGGTCACGATCCCGAATTCCGTTGCCGATGAGGCCACGATCATCAATTACTCCAGGCGGAGTAATCGGCCCGATCAACAACCGATGCAGGGCCTCGATCTGAAGGTGCAGCTGGATGAGAGTTATTCACCCTTTCAATTGGAAGAACTGCTGCACCAAACCCGTCGATACTTCGAGGGGCGTCATGATCTGCATCAGCCCCTAGTGACCTTGGAGCGGCAGCCGGAGGGTTCCGCGGAAGCGCTCGTGGTGTTTGCGATGGTCGAACTGCACGGCTGGCAGTCGTACCTGAGCCTGCGGGAGCGCCTGCTACTGCACTTGGAGGAACTTGTCGAGCGTGCTGAGTTCTCGGAGATTGCCCTGGGCATTGCCTACGGCACCCCCGCAGAGCAGCTGAAACGGATCCCGGCCTTGATGAAGGCGGCGGTTGACCTGGATCCCGAGCTGCGTTTCCTGGCCTGCCGCATGGAGCGCATTGCGGCCTTCAGTTACGACCACGTCCTGGAGTTCAGCTCCAGCCATGGCAATCACGATGCCTTTGAAGACAGCGTCCATGCGTTGAACCGCCGCATTATTGAGACCCTGGCGGCCGAAGGGATCGAGATTCCCTTCCCCACGCAAACCTTGATGCTCAATCCCCCTGATGCAGCGAACCCCTGA
- the nrdJ gene encoding ribonucleoside-triphosphate reductase, adenosylcobalamin-dependent produces the protein MPVTVSVPGASAASSTSALNSPRPDFPATAPAANPVFYRTYSRKTPNGRESWNEVAERNLSGLRKLGNLNDQEVALLRRMQQEQKALPSGRWLWIGGTPWIEQDANFSGSYNCTSTNLVDWEAFGLMMDLAMMGCGTGAIIEPHLIDRLPAVRNTLKVTGVSDIGVTPAGQRQETTTHQINGQTVQVKVGDTRRGWVDSYQLLLELCSDERFDANTPIEVNIDLSDVRPVGETLKGFGGMANPVKLKDLYGRVAQILNKAQGRRLTSVECCLLIDEAAVTIVAGNIRRSAGMRQFAADDTAASTAKDNLWQQDSDGNWRIDPERDALRMANHTRVFHSRPDRQTVLEAVTKQFHSGEGAIQFAPEAIARSNADLLSTPELRTEFMDVYCDQGREEAGQWLSTNHPEISPEELEHRLGRYGLNPCGEILGADFHCNLAEIHLNRIDPDDLVAQEEAFTAGGLAVACLLNHRFEVERYRQSRAWDPIVGVSFTGLFDFFVHAFGTPWLTWWEAGRPDSEEGRAFKAREADYLSRWKEIVNKAVWDYCDRQGLRRPNRCTTVQPAGTKSLLTGASPGWHPPKAQRFIRRITFRKNDPVALACMDYGYSIVPSQSDKDEEGRLLDDAFDPRCTEWLVEIPTEVSWANLPGADAVEINNFSAMAQFDFYMQVQQHYTAHNTSATVEFREHEIEPLTDAIHAAIDNGQGYISAALLARFDANATFPRLPFEPINQATYEELQAAVVGRRSTNDFFEALQRYDGGELMEAGPAGCDSDKCLLPLAKPEN, from the coding sequence ATGCCCGTGACCGTGTCAGTTCCTGGAGCCAGTGCTGCAAGCAGCACCAGCGCCCTGAACAGCCCCAGACCCGACTTTCCAGCGACTGCACCTGCGGCCAATCCTGTCTTTTATCGGACCTACAGCCGCAAAACCCCGAACGGTCGCGAGAGCTGGAACGAGGTTGCTGAGCGCAACCTCTCGGGCCTGCGCAAACTCGGCAATCTCAACGACCAGGAAGTGGCCTTGCTGCGCCGGATGCAGCAAGAGCAAAAGGCCCTTCCCTCGGGACGCTGGCTCTGGATCGGCGGCACCCCCTGGATCGAACAGGACGCGAACTTCTCCGGTTCCTACAACTGCACCTCCACCAACCTGGTGGATTGGGAAGCCTTCGGTCTGATGATGGACCTGGCGATGATGGGCTGCGGCACCGGCGCCATCATTGAGCCGCACCTGATCGATCGCCTCCCCGCCGTCCGCAACACCCTCAAGGTCACGGGCGTCAGTGACATCGGTGTGACCCCTGCTGGTCAGCGTCAGGAGACCACCACCCATCAGATCAACGGTCAAACCGTTCAGGTGAAGGTGGGCGACACCCGCCGCGGCTGGGTGGATAGTTACCAGCTGCTGCTGGAGCTCTGCAGCGACGAGCGCTTCGACGCCAACACCCCGATCGAAGTCAACATTGACCTCTCGGATGTCCGTCCCGTCGGCGAAACCCTGAAGGGCTTCGGTGGCATGGCCAACCCGGTCAAGCTCAAGGACCTTTATGGCCGTGTCGCGCAAATCCTGAACAAGGCCCAAGGCCGCAGGCTCACCTCCGTGGAGTGCTGCCTGCTGATCGACGAGGCCGCCGTCACGATCGTGGCGGGCAACATTCGCCGCAGCGCCGGCATGCGTCAGTTCGCCGCTGACGACACCGCGGCCTCCACCGCCAAGGACAACCTCTGGCAGCAGGACAGCGACGGCAACTGGCGCATCGATCCCGAGCGCGATGCCCTGCGCATGGCTAATCACACGCGGGTCTTCCACAGCCGTCCTGACCGCCAGACCGTTCTAGAAGCGGTAACCAAGCAGTTCCACTCCGGTGAAGGTGCGATTCAGTTCGCCCCTGAAGCCATTGCCCGCTCCAACGCAGACCTGCTCTCCACCCCTGAGCTGCGCACGGAGTTCATGGATGTCTACTGCGACCAGGGGCGGGAAGAAGCCGGTCAGTGGCTCTCCACCAACCATCCCGAGATCAGCCCCGAGGAGCTGGAGCATCGCCTCGGCCGCTATGGCCTCAACCCCTGCGGCGAGATCCTGGGCGCGGACTTCCACTGCAACCTCGCCGAGATTCACCTCAACCGAATCGACCCCGACGATCTGGTCGCCCAGGAGGAAGCCTTCACAGCCGGCGGCCTGGCTGTGGCCTGCCTGCTCAACCACCGCTTCGAAGTCGAGCGCTACCGCCAAAGCCGCGCCTGGGATCCCATCGTTGGCGTGAGCTTCACCGGCCTATTCGACTTCTTCGTCCATGCCTTTGGCACCCCCTGGCTGACCTGGTGGGAAGCCGGTCGTCCCGACAGCGAAGAAGGTCGTGCCTTCAAAGCCAGGGAGGCGGACTATCTCAGCCGTTGGAAGGAGATCGTCAACAAGGCCGTCTGGGACTACTGCGATCGCCAAGGTCTGCGCCGGCCCAACCGCTGCACCACCGTTCAGCCTGCCGGCACCAAGAGCCTGCTGACCGGTGCCTCCCCCGGCTGGCACCCCCCCAAGGCCCAGCGCTTCATCCGCCGGATCACCTTCCGCAAGAACGATCCGGTCGCCCTGGCCTGCATGGACTACGGCTACTCAATCGTGCCGTCCCAGTCCGACAAGGACGAAGAGGGTCGTCTGCTGGATGACGCCTTTGATCCCCGCTGCACCGAGTGGCTGGTGGAAATTCCGACCGAGGTGAGCTGGGCGAACCTCCCCGGCGCGGACGCCGTTGAGATCAACAACTTCTCGGCGATGGCCCAGTTCGACTTCTACATGCAGGTGCAGCAGCACTACACGGCCCACAACACCTCGGCAACGGTGGAGTTCCGCGAGCACGAGATCGAACCGCTCACCGACGCAATCCACGCTGCGATCGACAACGGCCAGGGCTACATCTCAGCGGCTCTGCTGGCTCGCTTTGACGCCAACGCCACCTTCCCTCGCCTGCCGTTTGAGCCGATCAACCAGGCCACCTACGAAGAGCTCCAGGCCGCCGTGGTCGGCCGCCGCAGCACCAACGATTTCTTCGAAGCGCTGCAGCGCTACGACGGTGGTGAACTCATGGAAGCCGGTCCGGCTGGATGCGACTCCGACAAGTGCCTGCTGCCCTTGGCCAAGCCTGAGAACTGA
- a CDS encoding linear amide C-N hydrolase, which produces MTTRRLWPLALVLLGVLSPAAVHACSRVLSNSNGQSVVVGRTMDLYLDDQAALVLRPRGLEAGGLVSTSVPNAKRWRVKHGSVGVMSVGTVLADGLNERGLNVNLLYLSGSDYGSASSAKPVISNLRMAEFVLDNFANVDQGSYAFQLARNPYPIWVELSRLNFRAGGAMRRLNVQSPALTGDVSELLDRS; this is translated from the coding sequence ATGACGACACGCCGGCTTTGGCCCTTGGCTCTGGTTTTACTTGGAGTCCTCAGCCCTGCTGCTGTCCATGCCTGTAGCCGTGTGCTCTCCAACAGCAACGGTCAGTCGGTCGTGGTGGGACGCACGATGGACCTCTACCTCGATGACCAGGCTGCCCTGGTGCTGCGGCCCCGCGGCCTCGAGGCTGGCGGCTTGGTCAGCACCAGTGTTCCGAACGCCAAACGCTGGCGCGTGAAGCACGGCAGCGTTGGCGTGATGAGTGTGGGGACGGTGCTCGCCGATGGCCTCAATGAACGGGGCCTGAATGTCAACCTGCTCTATCTCTCTGGCAGTGATTACGGCTCAGCCAGCAGCGCTAAGCCCGTGATCTCAAACCTGCGGATGGCCGAGTTTGTGCTCGACAACTTCGCCAACGTCGATCAGGGCAGCTATGCCTTTCAGCTGGCCCGCAATCCCTATCCGATCTGGGTGGAGCTGAGCCGTTTGAATTTCAGGGCTGGTGGAGCCATGCGCCGGCTCAATGTTCAGTCCCCTGCGCTGACAGGCGATGTCTCGGAGCTGTTGGATCGCTCCTGA